The genomic window TGTACTTGGCCTGCAGCTTGGCGAGCTCCGGCTGCAGCTCCTGCATCCCCCGCATGGACTTGATCTGCTTGAGGAACAGCGGGATGGTCAGCGTGCGCATCACCAGGGTCAGGCCCACGATGCACAGCACCCAGGTGAAACCGGAGGTGGGGTCCAGCCCGATCAGGGTGAACAGTTCGTGGAACGCCCACAGGACCGCGGAGACGATCCATTTGAAGGGCAGCAGAATCATGTCGAAGAAGTTCATCGAGCCTCAGCTCCTTGAGCCGCGTGCTGGCGGTCCTGGCAGTCGTGCGTGTACTCGCGCACGAGGTTCGGGTGGTTGAGCAGAACGATCTTGGGGGTCTCGACCGCGGAGGAGAACTCCCGGCCCCCCGCAGGGACCCTGTCGATCCCCCCGGCCGCCCACGGATGGCACCGCAGCAGCCGCCGGACGCTCAGCCCCAGACCGCGCACCGCCCCGTGGACCGTGAAGGCTTCCAGCGCGTAGGCGGAGCAGGAGGGGAAGTAGCGGCACACGTCCCCGTACAGCGGGGACACGATGGTGCGGTAGAGCTTGAGGAGCGCGATGCACAGGTTCTGCGGCGCCTTCTTGACGGCGCTCAGCAGCCCCCCGGAGGTGTCGTACTCGTGCGGTGCGCGCGCAAGGAGCTGTTCAGGAGTCACCCGTGACGCCACGCGCACCTCCTTCTCGATCGACTACCCGGCAGGTTACGGCATGGTGCCCGGGGCTTGCTGGGAAACTCACGCGCAGCGGCGCACGGCGGTGGCGACGGCGGACCGGTAGTCCCGCGCCAGTTCGTCCCACGGCGCGGTGGCGGCGGGAGGCAGCGCGCGGACCACCAGGTCCATGCCCTCCGGCCGTTCGCGAACCGTCTCGGCGCTCAGCTCTCGGAGCCTGCGCTTGACCTTGTTGCGGGTCACCGCGTTGCCCACGGCCTTGGAGACCACGAACCCCACGCGGCTGGGTGCGCCCGTGCTCAGGCGCACGGATACGACG from Kocuria rhizophila DC2201 includes these protein-coding regions:
- the yidD gene encoding membrane protein insertion efficiency factor YidD; the encoded protein is MTPEQLLARAPHEYDTSGGLLSAVKKAPQNLCIALLKLYRTIVSPLYGDVCRYFPSCSAYALEAFTVHGAVRGLGLSVRRLLRCHPWAAGGIDRVPAGGREFSSAVETPKIVLLNHPNLVREYTHDCQDRQHAAQGAEAR
- the rnpA gene encoding ribonuclease P protein component, with product MLPTRHRMRTSAHFSTTVRSGARGGRRNVVVSVRLSTGAPSRVGFVVSKAVGNAVTRNKVKRRLRELSAETVRERPEGMDLVVRALPPAATAPWDELARDYRSAVATAVRRCA